A region from the Acuticoccus sediminis genome encodes:
- a CDS encoding flagellar hook-basal body complex protein FliE codes for MMNVSPIGAGESIRQVDPVGSAATVGDNFEAMFAKIAANARDAMRTGEAAAISGVAGDTSVQSVVQSLMTAEEQLRAAVAVRDRVVAAYQEIARMQI; via the coding sequence ATGATGAACGTCTCCCCCATCGGCGCCGGCGAATCGATCCGCCAGGTCGATCCGGTCGGCTCCGCCGCCACCGTCGGCGACAACTTCGAGGCGATGTTCGCCAAGATCGCCGCCAACGCGCGCGATGCGATGCGCACCGGCGAGGCGGCGGCGATCTCGGGCGTCGCCGGCGACACCTCGGTGCAGAGCGTCGTGCAGAGCCTGATGACGGCGGAGGAGCAGCTCCGCGCCGCCGTCGCCGTGCGCGACCGTGTCGTCGCCGCCTACCAGGAAATCGCGCGGATGCAGATCTAG
- a CDS encoding flagellar basal body protein, producing MTVGAIPQTSAAVGPLHVMELAGRRADWAATRQAAIAGNIANANTPGYKARDIAAFSADGDRTHLQMVATRANHLTLSPGRLTGGSLTRKEGWDMKHSANNVSLDEQLMKADETAREHQLSLQVMGTFHRMLLTSVSFR from the coding sequence ATGACCGTTGGAGCCATTCCACAAACATCAGCGGCCGTCGGCCCGCTCCACGTGATGGAGCTCGCCGGCCGCAGGGCCGACTGGGCCGCCACCCGGCAAGCCGCGATCGCGGGCAACATCGCGAACGCCAACACACCCGGCTACAAGGCGCGCGACATCGCCGCCTTCTCCGCCGACGGCGACAGGACCCACCTGCAGATGGTGGCGACCCGCGCCAACCACCTGACCCTCTCGCCCGGACGCCTCACCGGCGGCAGCCTCACACGCAAGGAAGGCTGGGACATGAAGCACTCGGCCAACAACGTGTCGCTGGACGAGCAGCTCATGAAGGCGGACGAGACCGCGCGCGAGCACCAGCTCTCGCTCCAGGTGATGGGCACCTTTCACCGCATGCTCCTCACCTCGGTGAGCTTCCGATGA
- a CDS encoding flagellar motor switch protein FliG, translating into MPPEAATAPAPPALPKRQLSNVEKVATVLMTMGQHAAGEVMKHLEPPELRTVTHAMAELRPVPVHQIEELVEEFITQFGIGTNVVGDTATVQRMLEGILPPEQIADIIAEMEGRVNQSIWDKMSGLSEGSLVPYLLNEHPQTAALVLTKLAPPTAAKVMSEFPKELRDSVARRMLSTKAVVEDALKIVEKALYEDFMVNLSLAGGGDSHARMADIINKMDREQMEGLLDGLASTHPKSAEILRSLLFTFDDIIKLAPKALTTLFDSIDNTDLVMALKGTDAAFRAQVLSCLAARTRRMVEQELASGEAATAREVNEARRKITDLALAMGQRGEIDLSTGDDDGGLLQ; encoded by the coding sequence ATGCCCCCCGAAGCCGCCACCGCACCAGCGCCGCCCGCCCTTCCCAAACGGCAGCTGTCCAACGTCGAGAAGGTGGCCACCGTCCTCATGACCATGGGCCAGCACGCCGCCGGCGAGGTGATGAAGCACCTCGAGCCGCCGGAGCTGCGCACGGTGACCCATGCGATGGCCGAGCTGCGCCCGGTCCCGGTGCACCAGATCGAGGAGCTCGTCGAGGAGTTCATCACCCAGTTCGGGATCGGCACGAACGTCGTCGGCGACACCGCCACGGTGCAGCGGATGCTGGAAGGCATCCTGCCGCCGGAGCAGATCGCCGACATCATCGCCGAGATGGAAGGGAGGGTGAACCAGTCCATCTGGGACAAGATGAGCGGCCTGTCGGAAGGCTCGCTGGTGCCGTACCTGCTCAACGAGCACCCGCAGACCGCGGCCCTCGTCCTCACCAAGCTCGCCCCGCCCACCGCGGCGAAGGTGATGAGCGAGTTCCCGAAGGAGCTGCGCGACTCGGTCGCCCGGCGCATGCTGTCCACCAAGGCCGTCGTCGAGGATGCGCTGAAGATCGTCGAGAAGGCGCTCTACGAGGACTTCATGGTGAACCTCTCGCTCGCCGGCGGCGGCGACAGCCACGCCAGGATGGCCGACATCATCAACAAGATGGACCGGGAGCAGATGGAGGGCCTGCTCGACGGCCTCGCCTCGACGCACCCGAAGTCGGCGGAGATCCTGCGCTCGCTGCTCTTCACCTTCGACGACATCATCAAGCTCGCCCCGAAGGCGCTCACCACGCTGTTCGACAGCATCGACAACACGGACCTCGTGATGGCGCTCAAGGGGACCGACGCGGCCTTCCGCGCGCAGGTGCTCTCCTGCCTCGCCGCCCGCACGCGGCGCATGGTGGAGCAGGAGCTCGCCTCCGGCGAGGCGGCGACCGCCCGCGAGGTCAACGAGGCCCGGCGCAAGATCACCGACCTCGCCCTCGCCATGGGCCAGCGCGGCGAGATCGACCTGTCGACCGGGGACGACGACGGCGGGCTGCTGCAGTAG
- a CDS encoding flagellar motor switch protein FliM yields MSDVSDKLLDAAGIQVDRLPMLPVIFDRVANSCAEQMRAVAASPCYFSVLDIEQGRIGEMLEPYEANAVTAILEVPEWDSEVVLGFDRDFIFTIVEVMFGADGQEMPEEDGRTFSNIEMKVCAKLAELVCDVLTQSFSVVTKATFRVERLETRMHFAVIGRRTAQAAAAKFLVQAINRGGEMFIILPYAGLQMVRRALGSTTTAEVGGSRDPDWVRQMRAGVTRADVKLRAILDEKMITLGDITAMKPGDLIQLSATPKSPVKLEANNQALFWCQLGQADGVYKLRVDDVFDPEQEFIGDLLGN; encoded by the coding sequence ATGAGCGATGTTTCCGACAAGCTCCTCGACGCGGCCGGCATCCAGGTCGACCGCCTGCCGATGCTGCCGGTCATCTTCGACCGGGTCGCCAACTCCTGCGCCGAACAGATGCGCGCCGTCGCCGCTTCGCCCTGCTACTTCTCCGTCCTCGACATCGAGCAGGGCCGCATCGGCGAGATGCTCGAGCCCTACGAGGCGAACGCCGTCACCGCGATCCTCGAGGTCCCCGAGTGGGACAGCGAGGTGGTCCTCGGCTTCGATCGCGACTTCATCTTCACGATCGTCGAGGTGATGTTCGGGGCCGACGGGCAGGAGATGCCGGAGGAGGACGGCCGCACCTTCTCCAACATCGAGATGAAGGTCTGCGCCAAGCTGGCCGAACTCGTCTGCGATGTCCTCACGCAGTCCTTCTCGGTGGTCACCAAGGCGACCTTCCGGGTCGAGCGCCTCGAGACGCGGATGCACTTCGCCGTCATCGGCCGGCGCACCGCACAGGCGGCGGCGGCGAAGTTCCTGGTCCAGGCGATCAACCGCGGCGGCGAGATGTTCATCATCCTCCCCTACGCGGGCCTGCAGATGGTCCGCCGCGCGCTCGGCTCCACCACCACCGCGGAGGTCGGCGGCTCGCGCGATCCGGACTGGGTCCGCCAGATGCGGGCCGGCGTCACGCGCGCCGACGTGAAGCTGCGCGCGATCCTCGACGAGAAGATGATCACCCTCGGCGACATCACCGCGATGAAGCCCGGCGATCTCATCCAGCTGTCGGCCACGCCGAAGTCGCCCGTCAAGCTGGAGGCCAACAACCAGGCCCTCTTCTGGTGCCAGCTGGGACAGGCGGACGGGGTCTACAAACTGCGCGTCGACGATGTGTTCGATCCAGAACAGGAGTTTATCGGTGATCTCCTCGGCAATTAA
- the flgC gene encoding flagellar basal body rod protein FlgC, whose translation MSGADPLAMVSRLSGAGLEAQSYRLRVVSENIANAQSTGGTPGADPYQRKTIVFGAELDREIGALSVRVKNTALDDAPFIVEHDPGHPAADADGNVKMPNVNLLTEMADMREANLSYEANLQMMKRARSMIAQTIDLLRSGS comes from the coding sequence ATGAGCGGTGCCGATCCACTGGCCATGGTGTCCCGCCTGTCGGGCGCCGGCCTCGAGGCGCAGTCCTACCGCCTGCGCGTCGTGTCGGAGAACATCGCCAACGCGCAGTCGACCGGGGGAACGCCCGGCGCCGACCCCTACCAGCGCAAGACCATCGTCTTCGGCGCCGAGCTCGACCGCGAGATCGGCGCCCTGTCGGTGCGCGTCAAGAACACCGCGCTCGACGATGCCCCCTTCATCGTCGAGCACGACCCCGGCCACCCGGCGGCGGACGCGGACGGCAACGTGAAGATGCCGAACGTGAACCTGCTCACCGAAATGGCGGACATGCGCGAGGCCAACCTCTCCTACGAGGCGAACCTCCAGATGATGAAGCGTGCCCGCTCGATGATCGCGCAAACCATTGACCTCCTGAGGAGCGGCTCATGA
- the fliN gene encoding flagellar motor switch protein FliN, with product MSDGESKPNTPNAPANGSHEPSIDTILRIPVNMQVVLGSATMPVANLMKLGRGQVVALDHRVGEPVDIVVNGRIIARGEVVVVDDDSSRFGVSLTEIVGPAGSER from the coding sequence ATGTCTGACGGCGAGAGCAAGCCCAACACCCCGAACGCACCGGCCAACGGCTCCCACGAGCCCTCCATCGACACCATCCTGCGCATCCCGGTGAACATGCAGGTGGTCCTGGGCTCGGCGACGATGCCGGTGGCCAACCTCATGAAGCTCGGCCGCGGCCAGGTGGTCGCGCTCGACCACCGCGTCGGCGAGCCGGTCGACATCGTCGTCAACGGCCGCATCATCGCGCGCGGCGAGGTGGTGGTGGTCGACGACGACTCCTCGCGCTTCGGCGTGTCGCTGACCGAGATCGTCGGCCCGGCCGGCAGCGAGAGGTAG
- a CDS encoding sugar O-acetyltransferase codes for MSATSNKERMLAGELYLASDLELVADYEAAQTLVDALNATVASDTAALRAVLGRLLGHLGEDAVVRPSFRCDYGFNIAIGARTFVNYDCVFLDCAAITLGADVQVAPGVHLYTATHPLDAATRRSGLEAAHPIVIGDGAWLGGRVVVCPGVTIGENTVVAAGSVVTRDLPAGVLAAGSPCRVVRTL; via the coding sequence ATGAGCGCGACGTCGAACAAGGAACGGATGCTCGCCGGCGAGCTCTACCTCGCCAGCGACCTGGAACTGGTGGCCGACTACGAGGCGGCGCAGACCCTCGTCGATGCGCTGAACGCCACCGTCGCGAGCGACACCGCCGCGCTGCGGGCGGTGCTGGGGCGCCTCCTCGGTCACCTCGGGGAGGACGCCGTGGTCCGGCCGAGCTTCCGCTGCGACTATGGCTTCAACATCGCCATCGGCGCGCGCACCTTCGTCAACTACGACTGCGTGTTCCTCGACTGCGCCGCGATCACCCTCGGCGCGGACGTGCAGGTCGCGCCCGGCGTGCACCTCTATACCGCGACCCACCCTCTCGACGCGGCCACCCGCCGCAGCGGTCTGGAGGCGGCACACCCGATCGTCATCGGCGACGGCGCCTGGCTCGGCGGGCGCGTCGTGGTCTGTCCCGGCGTCACGATCGGCGAGAACACGGTGGTCGCGGCGGGCAGCGTCGTCACCAGGGACCTTCCCGCCGGCGTCCTCGCCGCCGGAAGCCCGTGCCGCGTGGTCCGCACGCTCTAG
- the flhB gene encoding flagellar biosynthesis protein FlhB produces MADKPDSSEKTEEATPKKIEDSLSKGQTPFSREAPAFASLLGILTVLGVMASEQTRDLAAALSRLMDNASSYDLGQGADVTALFLDVYKTAAVFTLPIVILLAVFGLAAGFAQSSPRIVGERIQPKLERISINAGLKRIFGSQGVVEFLRSLFKFAVIGTIAALLLRNEVPTVIRAVFVDPTLLPKQILTIAIRLLSTICAATIILVAADLTWTRMKWRRDLRMTRREVKDELKQSEGDPILKARMRSAQKDRSRRRMLTAVPQSTVVIANPTHYAVALAYERAVGGAPKVVAKGVDAVALRIRELAEGAEVPVVENPPLARALYYAVEVDRFIPEDFYRAVAQVLYFVYSKDEEAAKSRPAF; encoded by the coding sequence ATGGCGGACAAGCCCGACAGCTCTGAAAAGACGGAAGAGGCGACCCCGAAGAAGATCGAGGACTCGCTCAGCAAGGGCCAGACGCCATTCTCGCGCGAGGCGCCCGCCTTCGCCTCGCTCCTCGGCATCCTCACCGTGCTCGGCGTGATGGCGAGCGAGCAGACGCGGGACCTCGCCGCGGCCCTGTCGCGCCTGATGGACAACGCCTCCAGCTACGACCTCGGGCAGGGCGCGGACGTCACGGCCCTGTTCCTCGACGTCTACAAGACGGCGGCCGTCTTCACGCTGCCCATCGTCATCCTCCTCGCCGTGTTCGGACTGGCGGCAGGGTTTGCCCAATCCTCGCCCCGCATTGTCGGCGAGCGCATCCAGCCGAAGCTGGAGCGGATCTCCATCAATGCGGGCCTGAAACGCATCTTCGGGAGCCAGGGCGTCGTGGAATTTCTCCGCTCACTGTTCAAATTCGCGGTGATCGGGACCATCGCCGCGCTCCTTTTGCGCAACGAGGTTCCGACGGTGATCCGTGCCGTCTTCGTGGACCCGACGCTCCTCCCCAAGCAGATCCTGACGATCGCCATCCGCCTCCTCTCCACGATCTGCGCGGCGACCATCATTCTCGTCGCGGCCGATCTGACCTGGACGCGCATGAAGTGGCGGCGCGACCTGCGCATGACCCGGCGCGAGGTGAAGGACGAGCTGAAACAGTCGGAAGGCGACCCGATCCTGAAGGCCCGCATGCGATCGGCGCAGAAGGACCGTTCGCGCCGGCGCATGCTGACCGCGGTCCCCCAGTCGACGGTCGTCATCGCCAACCCCACCCACTACGCGGTCGCCCTCGCCTACGAGCGTGCCGTCGGCGGCGCGCCGAAGGTCGTCGCCAAGGGCGTCGACGCTGTGGCGCTCAGGATCCGCGAGCTCGCCGAGGGTGCCGAGGTGCCGGTGGTGGAGAACCCGCCCCTCGCCCGCGCCCTCTACTACGCGGTGGAGGTCGACCGGTTCATCCCCGAGGATTTCTATCGCGCGGTCGCGCAGGTGCTCTACTTCGTCTACTCCAAGGACGAAGAGGCCGCGAAGTCGCGGCCCGCCTTCTGA